The genomic interval CCCGGAACACGGCGTGTCGAACTGTTCGTCAGAGGGTCCCTGCCGACACCGTCCCGAAAGCGCCAGGCGGCGGTCGAGGCGGACCTCGAAGAGCTAGCGCGGCGGGGCGCCGTCGACGAGACGACCACGACCACCTGGGCGAAGCGGGTCCCGATCGAGGACTGCGGCGCTCGGACCGAGCGTGCCCGGTACAACGAGTTCGCGGCGTGGGCGCGCCAGGCAGGGGCCACCCTCGCCCCGTTTTTCGACACCCGGCTGTGTTACAGCATGCAGACCGGGGAGAAACGCGAGGAACTGGTCATGCCCGCGATGTGTGTCGCGGTCTACGAGGACGGCGACCTCACACGGGTCGCGCCCGCGACGGGCGACGACGGTCCGACCAGCATCGAGGACTGTCTCACCGACCTCGCCGCCCACGCCGAAACGGCTCAAAGGGGAACGACGACCGCCTCGACGGCTG from Haloarcula pelagica carries:
- a CDS encoding HTH domain-containing protein, coding for MPETECPGTRRVELFVRGSLPTPSRKRQAAVEADLEELARRGAVDETTTTTWAKRVPIEDCGARTERARYNEFAAWARQAGATLAPFFDTRLCYSMQTGEKREELVMPAMCVAVYEDGDLTRVAPATGDDGPTSIEDCLTDLAAHAETAQRGTTTASTAD